The Cellulophaga sp. RHA19 genome includes the window ATGAAACTGCTACACTTGTGATAAACACAACTGTTTTAGCTGGTGGTGATTATTTAAACACTGCTACTTTATCATACTTAGACCAAATTGATGACAATTCATCAAACGATACTGATACTGCCACTATTAATATATCTGAGGATAGTTGTCTTAAAGTTTATAATGAATTTTCGCCTAACGGAGATAATGCCAATGATGTGTTTTTTATAGAATGTATAGAACAATATCCAAACAATTATTTACAAATTTTTAATCGTTGGGGTGTAAAAGTATACGAACAAGAAGGGTATAAAAACACTTGGAATGGTACTTCTCAAGGAAGAGCTACAATAAAACGTGGAGAAAAAATGCCGGTTGGTACATATTACTACACTTTAGAATTAAGAGATAACAAAACGCCATCTAAATCGGGTTGGTTGTATTTAACAAGATAAAAGATTACAATGAATATATTTAAAATTATTTTTAGTCTGATTTTAATGCTCAGTTTAAGCACTATTGCATACTGTCAACAAGATCCACAGTACACACAATATTCTCATAACCCTATGACGGTTAATGCTGGATATACTGGTTCAAGAGGACATACAGCTGCACTTGCGCTTTATAGAAGTCAATGGGTTGGTATAGAGGGTTCGCCCAGGACCATTAATTTCAGTATAGATAGTCCTTTAGATGAGTATAATGGTATAGGTTTGTCTATAATTCAAGATGATCTAGGTCCGTCTCAAGAAACATATATTGATGGTAACTACGCCCATCATTTAATAGTAAACAGAAAAGGAGATAAATTAGCTTTTGGCTTAAAGGGTGGACTTAGGTTTTTAAATATAGACTGGTCTAAAGGGATATATAAAGATCCAGATGTAGCGTTTAGTGAAAATATAAATAGTAAAATATTACCAACTATTGGAGCTGGTGTATTTTATTATACAGATAATTATTTTTTAGGTTTATCTGTGCCAAATATTTTAAAAGGAAATCACTATAACGAGATTCAAGAATCTGAGGCTACAGAGCGTAAACACCTATATTTAATAGGGGGTTATGTATTTAAAATTAATCCAAATTTAAAGTTCAAACCTTCGTTTTTTACTAAATATGTATCTGGTTCACCATTGTCTATAGATGCATCAATTAACTTTCTAATACACGAAACTTTAAATTTAGGCGTTAGTTATAGGTGGGACGACTCTGTTAATGCTCTTTTGGGCTTACAAGTTTCACCTAGAATAAACATTGGTTATGCATATGATTACGCTACAACTAACCTAAAAAATTACAATAACGGAAGTCATGAAATCTTTTTTAGATATCAGTTTACTTCTAAAGAAACCAAGATTAAATCCCCAAGATTCTTTTAATAATTGTACAATGAAAAAATTAATACCTACTTTCTTATTATTGTTGGCCTTTAGTGTGTCTGCGCAAGAAACACAGAAAGCAACTACAGTTACTGTTAATGAACCTATTGTAGATATGAGTTTGCCTATTGCAAATTTAAAAACTATAGATAGTAGTTTATATATAGATAATGTTGCAGAGGAAACTACCACCTATAAAAAAAGTAAATTTTCTGCAAGTAACAGTAAGTTAATAAAAAAGGCTAATCAATATTTTGATATGCTATGGTATGCAGAAGCTGCACAATTGTATGAGCAAGCATTAGAAGATAATGAAGAAAATTACACTAAAGAAATTTTGCAAAAAGCAGGGGACTCTCATTATTATAACACAAATATGGAGAGAGCTTACCACTGGTATCAAATTTTATATGACTCTTATAGAGATGATTTAACTGCTGATGAAATTTTTAAATATTCTCATTCGCTTAAAGGAAATGGTAAATATGGTAAAGCAAAGCGTTTTATGCGTTTGTATAACCGTATGAAAGATAAAGAACCAGAAATTATTGATTTAGAAGCTGATGAAGCGGCAAGAAATGAGCAAATTTTAGATGCAATTTTAAAGAGAGAACCTAAGTTTGGACTTAAAAACTTGAATATAAACACAGAAAACTCTGATTTTTCTCCAATGTTCTATAACAAAGAAGAAATAGTGTTTGCATCTGCAAAAGATTCTTCTTTTTTTAATACTAGAAGATACAAATGGAACAACCAACCGTACTTAGATTTATATGTAGCAAAAGTTAATCAGCAATCTGACGAGTTAAAAGACGCTATTAAGTTTTCTAAAAATGTAAACACCAAATACCATGAGGCTTCTGTTACCTTTTCTCCTGATAATAAAACGATGTATTTTACCAGAAACAACTATGGTAAAAAATTAAAAAGAGATAAAAACGGTATAAACAACCTTAAGCTATATATGTCTAAAAAAATAAATGGCGAATGGTCTGAGGCTGTAGAGTTACCATTTAATAGTGATGATTACTCTACTGGACACCCAGCATTAAGTGCAGATGGTAAAAAATTATACTTTGTATCTGATATGCCAGGTAGTATTGGAGAAACGGACATTTTTGTGGTTGATGTTTTAGAAGACGGTTTATTTTCTTCTCCAAAAAATTTAGGACCAGAAATTAATACAGAGCAAAAAGAAATGTTCCCTTTTATAAACGATAAAAAACTATACTTTTCATCTAATGGCCATGTAGGCTTAGGAGGACTAGATGTTTATGAAGTTGCTTATGACGAGGAAGGCTTTAAAGATGTTATAAATCTTGGACAGCCAATTAATAGTAATAAAGATGATTTTTCTTATATAATTAATGAAGAAACACAAAAAGGATACTTTGCATCTAACAGAAAAGGCGGCAAAGGTGATGATGATATTTACTCATTTAAAAACTTATTAGTAGAAGAAGTTATTGAAAATGCAATAGCAGGTGTGGTTACAGAAATTGTAACAGGAGAGCTATTACCTAACGCATTGGTTACTTTATTAGACGAAAACAATATTAAACTTAAAGAAGTTGTAACCGCAGATGATGGTAGTTTTGTTTTTGAAGATTTAGAGAGTAATACCAAATATAAGTTGCAGGCTAATAAAGAAACTTTTTTCGATGAAGAGCTAGATACAGCAACTAAAGAAAATCAAGTAGTAAATGCAGATATTGCAATGAGAAAGTTGCATGATATGATTGCTATTGAAAATGGAATTAAGAAACTTAAAACAGAAAAAATATTCTTTGATTTTGATAAGTCTTACATTAGACAAGATGCCAGCATAGAGCTAGACAAACTTGTAGAAGTTATGACTGAATACCCTAATATGAAAATTAAAATTGAATCGCACACAGATGTAAGGGGTAATGATGCCTACAACAAATTTTTATCAGACAGGAGAGCTAAATCTACCAGAAAATATATCATCTCTAAAGGTATAGATGCTAGTAGAATTGTTAGTGCAATAGGTTATGGAGAAGAACAGTTAATTAATGAGTGTGAAGACGGTGTAAGCTGTTCAAGAGAAAAACATCAAGAAAACAGACGATCAGAATTTATAATAGTAGATATGTAATATTATAAAACAAAAATATAATGTAATATATATAAGCTTCTAGATTATTCTAAAAGTTTATATATATTACAAATCTTATACAGAATAAAGACTTTACCTACAAAAGAAATTGTGAGCTAACTACCTGATAATGTAGTTCATCGATGATTTATTTTAAACTTATAGATAGAACCTTTTTATAATACCATTTAACTAGAATTATTGCTTTGTAACGAGGCCTTTTGCGACATTTACTACTTAATTAATTTAAATGCACGCTCATGAAAGGAATTTTACTTTGTAAAGAAATCTATGTAAATGGATTTAAAAACCTTGGGCACTTTATTTTAAAAAACTATTTCAAGATGTTTTCTTGGTTTTGTTTTACATTAATCGTTATTGCAGCTTATGCTTTAATGTATAGAGTGCTAACCGGGTACGCTTTTGTTTAAATAGGCAAAAAGATTTAAACAAAAGACACAAATTAAAAGGCTAACCAATTGCATTTAAGAGTGCAATACTATGTGAAAATTAAAGGCTCCAATTTATTGGAGCCTTTTTAGTTTTAATATGTAGTAAGTTTAAACTTAATTAGAAGTCTTCTTAGGCACAAACTTTAATGTTTTAATAATAGCTTCCAGCTCAAACATAAAGTCTCTTTTAACAGCTGCAGGAGCAAATGTAAAGCCTTCTACAACTAATTTACGTTTGTTAGCTTCATCATTAATAATATAAGAAACATATGGGCCAGCCATAGAGTAGTTATATATTTCCCAACGACCTCTAACCTCAGCAGCTTTTTTACCGCCAATTTCTGCAGGGAAAACAGAAGGTGCAAAAGCTTTTTCTGTATCCATATATGTACCTTCATTAGGGCCTGGTATGTATTTTTTTCCAATAGAATCTCTTTTGCTAACAATATCACTTATAAAAGTGGCGTCATTATTAAATGAGTTCCAAGGAAGAGCATACACAATTAAGTTCATTGTTCCATTTTTAATATCTCTATCTAACCAAACAAAATTATCATCAGCTCTACCAACACTATAAACAGAAGGTATGTCCATTGTCACACCAAAAGTATCTTCTATGGTTGTGTCTTCTAATAAAGAACGCTTAAAATTGCCCTGTGTTAATTTAAGGTCTGCCTTATTAAATTCTGATATTATATGATCTGCTTTCTCATTTATAGTTTCTATAAGCGCATCCTCTGTTGGCGCCACAACTACGGCAACATTTTGTGGGCGAGCGTATGTATTATGGTTTATGTATGATAAACTAGTTGTATCCTTTTTTTGAACCACTAAAATAGATCTAGACTTACGAACTGCACCAGTAAAAACTGTCTCTGGTAAGTGGCGTAATGTAAAAATTGGTTCGTTCCAAGCAATACCAACTACAGATGCAGCAAAATGATCTCTAACAATGTCTCCTACCTTACCTTCCCAAAGCTCATTACTCATTACTACCGTAAGTGAGTTTACTTGCCCTATTGAAGCCGGTGTAAAATCTTGTTTGGTACTTGCACCATCTTTACATGAAGTTAGTGCCAAGGTAATGGCAAAAACTAAAATTGAAAACTTTCTCATCTGATTAAAAAATTGGTTTAACGGTTATATTTTTTTTGTAGAACAATCGCACAACATAATTTTTGCGCCTACTTTTAAATTCTTACCACTAATACCGTTCCAATCTTTTAAATTATCTACAGAAATTCCAGAATATTTTTGAGAAATAGTCCAAAGTGAATCTCCAGATTGTACTGTATGCGTTTTAGCACCAGGCGGAATAGGCTTTTGTTTAGTTTGTGGCTTTGCAGATGCTACGGCTTTAGAGTTTCTAGAAAAAATAGTTAATCGCTGACCAATTCTTAAATTGTTGCTACGCAAACCATTCCATCTTTTAATTTCACTTACTCTAACCCCAAACTTCTCTGCAATTTTACCAAGAAAATCACCACTTCTAACTCTATATCTAGATTGCGACTCTGCCTGCACTAATTTAGGCATTGGTTTTTCAATCTTTTTTAATTCTTCCTCTGCAAGTGCATAAACAGCATCTTCATTAGATACAAATTTACCCATTACACTTGTTGGCAAACGTAAAGCGTGATTTCTATCTTCCTGAAAAGGAATAATATTTAGTTTATAAGAAGGGTTTAAAACCTCTAAGTCCTCTACGCTTACGTTTGTAAACCTAGAAATTTGATCAAAAGTCAGCATACTTTTTACGTGTACTGTATCTGTTTCAAAATAAGGACGCTCTACAACCTCACCATAAATACCGTGTTCTTTAGCGTACTCAAAAATATACATTGTTGCTAAAAATGCAGGTACGTAACCTGCTGTTTCTCTTGGTAAATGGTTTCTAATGTTCCAGTAATTGGTGTAACCACCAGAACGTCTAATAGCTTTGTTTACGTTTCCTGGTCCAGAGTTATATGCTGCTAACGCTAAATCCCAATCGTTATAAATGCTATATAAGCGCGTTAAATACTCACAAGCAGCTCTTGTAGATTTTATGGGGTCGCTACGTTCATCTACATAACTGTTTACTTCTAGGTTTTGTTCTTTACCTGTACCGTACATAAACTGCCAAAGTCCTGTGGCTCCTACTCTAGATCTTGCTCTTGGGTTTAATGCAGACTCTACAATTGCCAAATATTTCATTTCTAATGGCATATTAAAGTTATCTAACTCCTGCTCAAACATAGGAAAGTAAAACTGACTCACAGTTTGCATACGCTCCATTAAACCTCTGTTACGGGTTAAGTAAGACTTAATTACACGCTCCAAAGACTCGTTATACTCTACATTAAATGGTGTTTTAGCATTTAAACGTGCTAACCTAGCTTTTAAAGTGTCTGTTGGCAAATCTGTAAAACTGACTGGTATATTCTCTATGCGCTCGTTGGCAATTTTATTATAAATGGTATCAAACAAAGAAGCGCTTTCTTTAATTTGTTTTAACCAAGCTTTGTCATAATCAGCAGCATTTTTATAGTCTGATAATTGATACTTTGTTCCCGATGAATCATCAGAAACAAGCGCAATTATAGGTTGTACTTTTTGCGGTACATCCTGTTGTTTTTTTGCAATTGAATCAACAGTGTCGTTCTTTACAACACTTAAAATCTCTGTGCTTATAGACGTGGTTACAATGCTATCTTTTTCTTGTGCAAAAATAGCGGTACCCGAAAACAGCAGTACTCCTAAAAAAATACGTTTCATTTAAATTTTCTTTTGGTTAGTTTAGTTGATTGCTTGGTAAAGTCGTGTTTTTTTATTTAAAAATAAAATTTTTAACGCTTTTAAAAGCAATCAACAATTGTGCCTAACCTTATTTTAAGCGGTAATTGCAGCTATTCCTGGTAAAGATTTACCTTCTAAGCTTTCTAACATTGCACCACCACCAGTAGATACGTAGCTTACCTTGTCTTGAAAACCAAATTGCTTAACAGCAGCAACAGAGTCTCCACCACCAACTAAAGAAAATGCTCCATTTTGTGTAGCTTCGGTAATATAATTTCCTATTTCTATAGTTCCTTTAGCATAGCTTTCCATTTCAAAAACGCCAATTGGTCCGTTCCATAAAATAGTTTTAGACTTTAAAATTACTTCTTTAAAAATCTCTAAAGTTTTTGGTCCGGCATCTAAACCTTGCCATCCTTCTTCAATTTTATCTACATCTGTAATTTTAGTATTTGCTGTGTTGCTAAACTCATCTGCAGCAATAACATCTACAGGAATATGCACCTCAACACCTTTTTCTTTTGCTTGCTTTAAAATATCTAGAGCAAGTTCCATTTTATCATCTTCACAGATAGAGTCGCCCACTTGTCCGCCTTGTGCTTTTACAAATGTGTACGTCATACCACCACCAATAATTAAATGGTCTACTTTATCTAATATATTTTCTATAATTGTAATTTTAGAAGATACTTTTGCGCCTCCTAAAATTGCAGTAACTGGCTTTTCTCCAGTTTGCATTACTTTATCTATAGCTTCAATTTCTTTAGCTAATAAAGATCCAAAACACTTACTTTCTGGAAAAAATTTAGCAACAACTGTTGTAGATGCATGTGCTCTGTGGGCTGTACCAAAAGCATCATTTATATAAACATCTCCTAGTTTAGATAATTGTTCTGCAAAAGCCTCACCACCTTTTTCTTCTTCAGCATTAAAACGTAAATTTTCTATAAGTAATACTTGCCCGTTTTCTAAATTAGTGGCAGCTGTTTCTGCTTCTTCTCCAACAGGAGTAGACACAAAATTTACTTGCACACCTAACACATCAGAAACAGTACTGCAAATGTGCTCTAAAGATAAATCTGGCACAACTTGTCCTTTTGGTCTTCCTAAATGGCTCATTAAAACAACACTACCACCATCTTCTAACACTTTTATTATTGTTGGCTTTGCAGCTTCAATACGGTTAGTATCTGTTACATTAAAATTTTCATCCATAGGAACATTAAAATCTACACGGATTAATGCTCTCTTGTTTTCAAAATTAAAATCGTTTATTGTTTTCATAATGTGCGCTTGTTAAAATTTAGCTTCGTTAGACTTACAGACACCAAATGTAAAGATTTAAGTATTGCATATAAAACCATTAACAGTATTTTTAGCTTTGTACAGTGTAAACGCAGTATCATTATCATAAAATTTCTTTTTGCCTCTGTTTTTTATGGTTTATTCATTTTTTTGAAACTCAATTTTTAAAAAATGAAAATTACTAAAGCTACACTCTTGTATTTTTAAAGTCTAGCAGTATTTTTAATTTGGTTCATTTGCATATCTTTGACGATATGCAGTTTCAAGATATTTTAGGACTTTCTCATATAAAAAAGCACTTGTGTTTAAGTGCAGATGCTGGCCGTATACCACACGCACAACTTTTTGTTGGTAATGAGGGTTGCGGTACTCTGCCAATGGCAATTGCATATGCTCAATATTTATTATGTAAAAATGTAAACGGAGAAAATACTGGTGGTATAGAGGCTTGTAATTTAAAGTGCGGAAATTTATCGCATCCAGATCTACATTTTGCTTTTCCGGTTACTAATTCTGATAAAGTTAAGAGTCACGCTGTTAGTAACCACTACATGCAAGATTGGCGCGAGTTTGTAAACCACCAACCTTATGGTAATTTGTTTGATTGGTACCGACTTATTGGTATTGAAAAAAAACAAGGTCAAATTGGGGTAGACGAAGCACAAGATATTGTACGTAAGCTAACTTTAAAATCTTATGAAGGTGGTTATAAGGTGATGATTATGTGGATGGCTGATAAAATGAACATAGCAGCTGCTAACAAATTACTTAAACTAATTGAAGAGCCACCAGAAAAAACTGTGTTTATATTAATTGCTGAAGATGAAGAGCAAATTATACAAACCATACGCTCTAGGTGCCAAATTTTACATTTTCCTCCACTAGCAGAAAATGCAATAACGTCTGCATTAATTGCAAAAGGATTAGACCAACAAACCGCTTTTAAAATTGCTCATGAATCTAATGGTAATTTTAATAAAGCACTAGATTTAATGAATAATGACTCTGAAGATTTGGTGTTTGAAAAATGGTTTGTGCAATGGGTACGTACAGCCTTTAGAGCAAAAGGTAACAAAGCTGCAATACAAGATTTAATTTTGTGGAGCAATGAAATTGCTAAGACAGGAAGAGAAACACAAAAGAAATTTTTAACGTATTGTATGGCTATAATGCGCCAAGCAATGCTGGTAAATTACAATACAAACGAGCTTGCTTTTATGGAAATACACGTAGAAGGTTTTAAGCTAGAAAAATTTGCCCCGTTTATACATGAAAATAATATTGTAGACATTATTACAGAGCTAGAAACAGCAATGTACCATATAGAACGTAATGGAAATGCAAAATTAATTTTAACAGATTTATCTATAAAACTAACAAGATTTTTACACAAAAAACCAAGCTAAAAAAATGACAAACGTACACGAAAATATTACTGAAATTCTATTATTAATCTTTTTAATTATTACTTTTTTACAAAGTGGTTTTGATAAAGTTGCAGACTGGAAAGGAAACTTGTCTTGGTTAACCGGGCATTTTAGTGAAACGCCTTTAAAAAACACGGTTCCTTTACTGTTAGGAATTATTTTGGTTATAGAAGTTATTGCTGGTGCTCTTTGTGCTGTTGGTGTAGTACAGTTTATTTTAGACGGACAAAGTAATATGGCTATTTACGGTACAATTTTGTCATGTATTACTTTATTATTTTTGTTATTTGGACAACGTATTGCAAAGGATTATGAAGGCGCAAAAACTATAGTTATTTACTTTATGCCTACAATATTTCTT containing:
- a CDS encoding PorP/SprF family type IX secretion system membrane protein; translated protein: MNIFKIIFSLILMLSLSTIAYCQQDPQYTQYSHNPMTVNAGYTGSRGHTAALALYRSQWVGIEGSPRTINFSIDSPLDEYNGIGLSIIQDDLGPSQETYIDGNYAHHLIVNRKGDKLAFGLKGGLRFLNIDWSKGIYKDPDVAFSENINSKILPTIGAGVFYYTDNYFLGLSVPNILKGNHYNEIQESEATERKHLYLIGGYVFKINPNLKFKPSFFTKYVSGSPLSIDASINFLIHETLNLGVSYRWDDSVNALLGLQVSPRINIGYAYDYATTNLKNYNNGSHEIFFRYQFTSKETKIKSPRFF
- a CDS encoding OmpA family protein codes for the protein MKKLIPTFLLLLAFSVSAQETQKATTVTVNEPIVDMSLPIANLKTIDSSLYIDNVAEETTTYKKSKFSASNSKLIKKANQYFDMLWYAEAAQLYEQALEDNEENYTKEILQKAGDSHYYNTNMERAYHWYQILYDSYRDDLTADEIFKYSHSLKGNGKYGKAKRFMRLYNRMKDKEPEIIDLEADEAARNEQILDAILKREPKFGLKNLNINTENSDFSPMFYNKEEIVFASAKDSSFFNTRRYKWNNQPYLDLYVAKVNQQSDELKDAIKFSKNVNTKYHEASVTFSPDNKTMYFTRNNYGKKLKRDKNGINNLKLYMSKKINGEWSEAVELPFNSDDYSTGHPALSADGKKLYFVSDMPGSIGETDIFVVDVLEDGLFSSPKNLGPEINTEQKEMFPFINDKKLYFSSNGHVGLGGLDVYEVAYDEEGFKDVINLGQPINSNKDDFSYIINEETQKGYFASNRKGGKGDDDIYSFKNLLVEEVIENAIAGVVTEIVTGELLPNALVTLLDENNIKLKEVVTADDGSFVFEDLESNTKYKLQANKETFFDEELDTATKENQVVNADIAMRKLHDMIAIENGIKKLKTEKIFFDFDKSYIRQDASIELDKLVEVMTEYPNMKIKIESHTDVRGNDAYNKFLSDRRAKSTRKYIISKGIDASRIVSAIGYGEEQLINECEDGVSCSREKHQENRRSEFIIVDM
- a CDS encoding DUF6747 family protein, whose translation is MKGILLCKEIYVNGFKNLGHFILKNYFKMFSWFCFTLIVIAAYALMYRVLTGYAFV
- a CDS encoding DUF4837 family protein, with product MRKFSILVFAITLALTSCKDGASTKQDFTPASIGQVNSLTVVMSNELWEGKVGDIVRDHFAASVVGIAWNEPIFTLRHLPETVFTGAVRKSRSILVVQKKDTTSLSYINHNTYARPQNVAVVVAPTEDALIETINEKADHIISEFNKADLKLTQGNFKRSLLEDTTIEDTFGVTMDIPSVYSVGRADDNFVWLDRDIKNGTMNLIVYALPWNSFNNDATFISDIVSKRDSIGKKYIPGPNEGTYMDTEKAFAPSVFPAEIGGKKAAEVRGRWEIYNYSMAGPYVSYIINDEANKRKLVVEGFTFAPAAVKRDFMFELEAIIKTLKFVPKKTSN
- a CDS encoding lytic transglycosylase domain-containing protein codes for the protein MKRIFLGVLLFSGTAIFAQEKDSIVTTSISTEILSVVKNDTVDSIAKKQQDVPQKVQPIIALVSDDSSGTKYQLSDYKNAADYDKAWLKQIKESASLFDTIYNKIANERIENIPVSFTDLPTDTLKARLARLNAKTPFNVEYNESLERVIKSYLTRNRGLMERMQTVSQFYFPMFEQELDNFNMPLEMKYLAIVESALNPRARSRVGATGLWQFMYGTGKEQNLEVNSYVDERSDPIKSTRAACEYLTRLYSIYNDWDLALAAYNSGPGNVNKAIRRSGGYTNYWNIRNHLPRETAGYVPAFLATMYIFEYAKEHGIYGEVVERPYFETDTVHVKSMLTFDQISRFTNVSVEDLEVLNPSYKLNIIPFQEDRNHALRLPTSVMGKFVSNEDAVYALAEEELKKIEKPMPKLVQAESQSRYRVRSGDFLGKIAEKFGVRVSEIKRWNGLRSNNLRIGQRLTIFSRNSKAVASAKPQTKQKPIPPGAKTHTVQSGDSLWTISQKYSGISVDNLKDWNGISGKNLKVGAKIMLCDCSTKKI
- a CDS encoding phosphoglycerate kinase translates to MKTINDFNFENKRALIRVDFNVPMDENFNVTDTNRIEAAKPTIIKVLEDGGSVVLMSHLGRPKGQVVPDLSLEHICSTVSDVLGVQVNFVSTPVGEEAETAATNLENGQVLLIENLRFNAEEEKGGEAFAEQLSKLGDVYINDAFGTAHRAHASTTVVAKFFPESKCFGSLLAKEIEAIDKVMQTGEKPVTAILGGAKVSSKITIIENILDKVDHLIIGGGMTYTFVKAQGGQVGDSICEDDKMELALDILKQAKEKGVEVHIPVDVIAADEFSNTANTKITDVDKIEEGWQGLDAGPKTLEIFKEVILKSKTILWNGPIGVFEMESYAKGTIEIGNYITEATQNGAFSLVGGGDSVAAVKQFGFQDKVSYVSTGGGAMLESLEGKSLPGIAAITA
- a CDS encoding DNA polymerase III subunit, with the translated sequence MQFQDILGLSHIKKHLCLSADAGRIPHAQLFVGNEGCGTLPMAIAYAQYLLCKNVNGENTGGIEACNLKCGNLSHPDLHFAFPVTNSDKVKSHAVSNHYMQDWREFVNHQPYGNLFDWYRLIGIEKKQGQIGVDEAQDIVRKLTLKSYEGGYKVMIMWMADKMNIAAANKLLKLIEEPPEKTVFILIAEDEEQIIQTIRSRCQILHFPPLAENAITSALIAKGLDQQTAFKIAHESNGNFNKALDLMNNDSEDLVFEKWFVQWVRTAFRAKGNKAAIQDLILWSNEIAKTGRETQKKFLTYCMAIMRQAMLVNYNTNELAFMEIHVEGFKLEKFAPFIHENNIVDIITELETAMYHIERNGNAKLILTDLSIKLTRFLHKKPS
- a CDS encoding DoxX family protein, coding for MTNVHENITEILLLIFLIITFLQSGFDKVADWKGNLSWLTGHFSETPLKNTVPLLLGIILVIEVIAGALCAVGVVQFILDGQSNMAIYGTILSCITLLFLLFGQRIAKDYEGAKTIVIYFMPTIFLLYLLANK